GACGCGACCTTTGCCCGGATGCGGGCCGAACGGGAACGTGAAGCGGCAGATCAGATCGCGCGCGGTAACGAACGTGCGCAGGAGATCCGCGCCGAAGCCGACCGCAAGAAAGTCGAGCTGGAATCCGATGCGCAGCGCCGGTCCGAGATCACCCGAGGCGAGGCCGACGCCCTGCGCAACGGCATCTTCGCCGAGGCCTTCGGCGCCGACCCGGAGTTCTTTGACTTCTACCGGTCGCTGAACGCCTATCGCGCCGCGCTGAGCGGGAGCAATTCGACAATGGTGATTTCGCCTGACAGTGAATTCTTCAACTATCTGAAGTCGAACAATCCCGGAAACGCCAGCCCTTCGACCTTTACCGCTGCGGCCCCGACTGCAGGGGCGCCGTCAGAGGACGGGCTGGAAGGCGATGCCATGGAAAGCGAGGATGCGGCCCCGGAAGAGACCGGCAACGGCGCGTCTCTGGTGCCCCTGGCTGATCCGGCCACCGCACCGGAAAGCGACCCGGCGACGGTCCCGGTCGACTGACATCGCCCCCATTCGGGGCGCAGAAGGGGGCTGACCGCAGGGTCGGCCCCCTTTTTCGTGGGCCGGTTCCTGGCCTC
The Pseudooceanicola algae genome window above contains:
- the hflC gene encoding protease modulator HflC codes for the protein MKKLTIALVVLVVALIGFFSSIFIVDERENALVLQFGRVVDVKEDPGLAFKIPLIQEVVTYDDRILSRDIDPLEVTPLDDRRLVVDAFARYTISDVRQFRQANGSAGLVAAENRLDSILRSQTREVLGSVTSDEILSADRAELMTRIRDAAYTEAQSLGLDIIDVRIKRTDLPTENLDATFARMRAEREREAADQIARGNERAQEIRAEADRKKVELESDAQRRSEITRGEADALRNGIFAEAFGADPEFFDFYRSLNAYRAALSGSNSTMVISPDSEFFNYLKSNNPGNASPSTFTAAAPTAGAPSEDGLEGDAMESEDAAPEETGNGASLVPLADPATAPESDPATVPVD